A window of the Dictyostelium discoideum AX4 chromosome 4 chromosome, whole genome shotgun sequence genome harbors these coding sequences:
- the oplah gene encoding 5-oxo-L-proline amidohydrolase (Similar to ATP-hydrolyzing), which produces MTIDKLKKSIKFNIDRGGTFTDIYAEFPYEPYYIVEKLLSVDPENYSDAPREGIRRILERIQGKSISKENVDTYAIKSIRMGTTVGTNALLERKGEKVLLVTSKGFRDLLQIGNQSRPKIFELNITKPELIYNSVVELDERVQIVTNDQVLNDIKLESPNSLKKGTTGDYIKVLEIPNRDKIKSELLKYFVKGIKSIAVVFIHSYTFHDHELLVGEIAKEIGFEHISLSHQLMPMIKAVPRGLTSCVDAYLTPLIELYIKNFTKGFDSNIGDVDISFMMSDGGLCPVDSFRGFRSILSGPAGGVVGYSKTTSTVIESHKNNNGNNEIKQQPIIGFDMGGTSTDVSRYNGTLDHVFETEISGLTIQAPQLDIHTVAAGGGSRLFFKSGLFLVGPESVGAHPGPVCYKKNGQLAITDANLLLGRLLPEYFPPIFGPNQNEPLDLEATKKAFKELTDEINQFQQNNNLPLMTEDQVAFGFIRVANEAMCRPIRNITEAKGFDCSQHVLACFGGAGGQHSCSIAQNLGMPKVFIHRFSGILSAYGLGLADLVIDTQEPCSLIYNKENKSTFEKQLNQLKENAKQQLLNKGFPEEEIFCEGFLNLRFSGTDTAMMIKTPDNHDYEAEFKSNYKREFGFLILGRDLLIDDIRVRVHARGSDLNSLRINDSTGEPLKPETIQKCYFESVGRIDTPIYLLKSLCGGDSIDGPAIIIDNTTTIVVEPNCKANILKPSGNIEILIGGGKSKTVTTELDPIMLSVFSHRFMSIAEQMGKIIIRTSISTNIKERLDFSCALFSPDGGLVANAPAIPIHVGSMQNAVKYQVETLGSNWKEGEVVLSNHPQAGGSHLPDLTVMTPVYHKGEIVFFVASRGHHADIGGITPGSMPPFSKSISEEGAAIMSLKIVKDGHFQEEAVRKTFEKSRNLSDNISDLKAQIAANHKGIQLMQELINHYGLDVVHAYMYHIQKNAELAVRDMLYDISISNNLKPLDTLISTDYMDDGSKIELKLTIDREKKSAIFDWSGSGVEVYGNTNAPTSITLSATIYSLRAMVKSEIPLNQGCLAPILTVIPPGSILNPSFDSAVVGGNVLTSQRLTDVILSAFGACANSQGCMNNLTFGDETLGYYETIAGGTGAGPNFNGFTAVQSHMTNTRITDVEIMEKRYPVIVKEFSVRYGSGGDGKFKGGDGVVREIQFLKNFTVSILSERRSLQPRGLMGGENAERGLNLVLKNNGKYINIGSKNSINIERNESIIIFTPGGGGFGQKDSMITDN; this is translated from the exons ATgacaattgataaattaaagaaatcaattaaatttaatattgatagaGGTGGTACATTCACAGATATTTATGCAGAATTTCCTTATGAACCATATTATATTGTCGAGAAATTATTATCAGTGGATCCAGAGAATTACTCTGATGCACCACGTGAAGGTATTAGAAGAATATTGGAACGTATTCAAGGTAAATCCATATCAAAAGAAAATGTTGATACCTAtgcaattaaatcaattcgTATGGGTACAACTGTTGGAACCAATGCTTTGTTAGAGAGAAAAGGTGAAAAGGTACTATTGGTAACATCAAAAGGTTTTAGAGATCTCTTACAAATTGGTAATCAATCAAGAccaaaaatatttgaattaaatattacaaaACCAGAACTTATCTATAATTCTGTGGTTGAACTTGATGAAAGAGTTCAAATTGTTACAAATGATCAAGTTTTAAATGATATCAAATTAGAGTCtccaaattctttaaaaaaaggtaCAACTGGTGATTATATTAAAGTTTTAGAAATTCCAAATagagataaaattaaatctgaaTTATTG aaatattttgtTAAAGgtataaaatcaattgcaGTTGTATTTATTCATTCATATACATTTCATGATCATGAATTATTAGTTGGTGAAATTGCAAAAGAGATTGGATTTGAGCATATTTCATTATCACATCAATTAATGCCAATGATTAAAGCAGTACCAAGAGGTTTAACAAGTTGTGTAGATGCATATTTGAcaccattaattgaattgtatattaaaaactttacaAAAGGATTCGATAGTAAtattggtgatgttgatatTTCATTTATGATGAGTGATGGTGGTTTATGTCCAGTTGATTCATTTAGAGGTTTTAGATCAATTTTATCAGGTCCAGCTGGTGGTGTAGTTGGTTATTCAAAAACTACTTCAACTGTAATTGAATCACATAAAAACAACAATGgcaataatgaaattaaacaacaaccaataatTGGATTTGATATGGGTGGTACATCAACAGATGTTAGTAGATATAATGGAACATTGGATCATGTTTTTGAAACTGAAATATCAGGATTAACAATTCAAGCACCACAATTAGATATTCATACAGTTGCGGcaggtggtggtagtagatTATTCTTTAAGAgtggtttatttttagttggtCCTGAATCAGTTGGTGCACATCCTGGTCCGGTTTGTTATAAAAAGAATGGTCAATTGGCTATTACTGAtgcaaatttattattgggTAGATTATTACCAGAATACTTCCCACCCATTTTTGGTCCAAATCAAAATGAACCATTGGATTTAGAGGCAACCAAAAAGGCATTTAAAGAGTTGACCGAtgaaatcaatcaatttcaacaaaacaataatttacCACTAATGACAGAGGATCAAGTTGCTTTTGGTTTCATTAGAGTTGCAAATGAAGCAATGTGTAGACCCATTAGAAACATTACAGAGGCAAAAGGATTCGATTGTTCTCAGCATGTTCTTGCATGTTTTGGTGGTGCAGGCGGCCAACATTCATGCAGTATCGCTCAAAATTTAGGTATGCCAAAAGTTTTCATTCATAGATTCTCTGGAATTTTAAGTGCCTATGGTTTAGGTTTGGCCGATTTGGTTATTGATACTCAAGAACCATGTTCCTTAATCTATAATAAAGAGAATAAATCAACCtttgaaaaacaattaaaccaattgaaagAAAATGCAAAACAACAACTCTTGAATAAAGGTTTCCCTGAAGAGGAAATATTTTGTGAAggttttctaaatttaagaTTCTCTGGTACTGATACAGCAATGATGATTAAAACACCCGATAATCATGACTATGAAGCTGAATTTAAAAGCAACTATAAGAGAGAATTTGGTTTCCTTATTTTAGGTCGTGActtattaattgatgatattaGAGTTAGAGTACACGCACGTGGCTCCGATTTAAATTCTCTTAGAATCAATGATTCAACTGGTGAACCATTAAAACCTGAAACCATTCAAAAATGTTATTTTGAATCTGTTGGTAGAATTGATACAccaatttatcttttaaagtCATTGTGTGGTGGTGATTCAATCGATGGTCCAGCTATCATTATTGATAATACAACTACAATCGTGGTTGAACCAAATTGTAAagcaaatattttaaaaccatCAGGTAACATTGAAATTctaattggtggtggtaaaagTAAAACAGTTACCACAGAATTAGACCCAATTATGTTATCTGTATTCTCTCATCGTTTTATGAGTATTGCTGAACAAATGGGTAAAATAATCATTCGTACCTCAATCTCTACAAACATTAAAGAACGTTTAGATTTTAGTTGTGCTTTATTTAGTCCTGATGGTGGTTTAGTTGCAAATGCTCCAGCAATTCCAATTCATGTAGGTAGTATGCAAAATGCTGTTAAATATCAAGTTGAAACTTTAGGTTCCAATTGGAAAGAGGGTGAAGTAGTTTTATCAAACCATCCACAAGCTGGTGGTAGTCATTTACCAGATTTAACGGTAATGACACCAGTTTATCATAAAGGTGAAATTGTATTTTTCGTTGCATCTCGTGGACATCATGCAGATATTGGTGGAATTACTCCAGGTTCAATGCCACCCTTTTCAAAGAGTATCTCTGAAGAGGGTGCAGCAATCATGTCATTAAAGATTGTAAAGGATGGTCATTTCCAAGAAGAGGCAGTTAGAAAaacatttgaaaaatcaCGTAATCTCTCTGATAATATCAGTGATTTGAAAGCACAAATCGCTGCAAATCATAAAGGTATTCAATTGATGCAAGAGCTAATCAATCATTATGGTTTGGATGTTGTTCATGCCTATATGTATCATATTCAAAAGAATGCTGAATTAGCTGTTAGAGATATGTTATATgatatttcaatttcaaataatttaaaaccacTCGATACACTTATTTCCACCGATTATATGGATGATGGTTCAAAGATTGAATTAAAGTTAACCATTGATCGTGAGAAAAAGTCTGCAATTTTCGATTGGAGTGGATCAGGTGTTGAAGTATATGGCAATACAAATGCACCAACGTCAATTACACTATCTGCTACCATCTATAGTCTCAGAGCAATGGTAAAGAGTGAAATACCATTAAATCAAGGTTGTTTAGCTCCAATTTTAACCGTAATCCCACCAGGCTCAATTTTAAATCCATCATTTGATTCTGCTGTCGTAGGAGGTAATGTTTTAACAAGTCAACGTTTAACCGATGTTATTTTATCTGCATTTGGTGCTTGTGCCAATAGTCAAGGCTGTATGAATAATTTAACTTTTGGTGATGAAACATTGGGTTACTATGAAACTATTGCTGGTGGTACAGGTGCTGGTCCAAATTTTAATGGTTTCACTGCTGTTCAATCTCATATGACCAATACAAGAATCACTGATGTTGAAATTATGGAAAAACGTTATCCAGTAATCGTTAAAGAATTTAGTGTTAGATATGGTTCAGGTGGTGATGGTAAATTTAaaggtggtgatggtgtagTCAGAGAAATTCAAttcttaaaaaatttcaCAGTAAGTATCCTATCAGAACGTCGTTCATTACAACCACGTGGACTAATGGGTGGTGAAAATGCTGAAAGAGGtttaaatttagttttaaaaaataatggaaaatatattaatattggtaGTAAAAACTCAATCAACATTGAAAgaaatgaatcaattataatttttactCCAGGTGGAGGTGGTTTTGGTCAAAAAGATTCAATGATAActgataattaa
- the vamp7A gene encoding longin domain-containing protein encodes MSQTDILYACVSYKGVCLVEHKIANGNFIDLARRLITKIPPTSKKIYTSENHNFHYISENDLAFLCLCHEKLGVQIPSEFLSDIRQQFIRSYGQSFSQNSPTATYDPFIRVLEERMKYYSNPKSNKMNLVMDQVSEAKGALTDAIEKTIHRGEKIEIIVDKTERLQSESFVFKSNSVALKRKLWWQNKKLAIAIGLVVCILIAVITLALLKYFKVI; translated from the exons atgtcaCAAACTGATATCCTCTACGCCTGTGTTAGTTATAAAGGTGTTTGTTTAGTAGAACATAAAATTGCAAATggtaattttattgatttagcAAGAAG aCTTATCACAAAGATTCCACCAACAAGTAAAAAGATTTACACATCAGAGAATCATAATTTTCACTATATTTCAGAGAATGATTTAGCGTTTTTATGTTTATGTCACGAGAAATTAGGAGTTCAAATACCATCAGAATTTTTATCAGATATTAGACAACAATTCATTCGTTCATATGGACAATCATTTTCTCAAAATTCACCAACAGCTACATACGACCCATTCATTAGAGTTTTAGAGGAACGTATGAAATATTACTCAAATCCAAAATCGAACAAAATGAATTTAGTTATGGATCAAGTATCAGAAGCTAAAGGTGCTTTAACTGATGCTATAg AAAAGACAATTCACAGAGGTGAAAAGATTGAAATTATTGTAGATAAAACTGAAAGACTTCAATCAGaatcatttgtttttaaaagtaaCTCTGTTgctttaaaaagaaaactttggtggcaaaataaaaaattagcaATTGCAATTGGTTTAGTTGTTTGT ATTTTAATTGCTGTAATTACCCTTGCTCTcttaaaatatttcaaagtaatttaa
- the limB gene encoding LIM-type zinc finger-containing protein, with product MANKNVLSEMDDLMAELGLVETTATPTSDQIKQPQQETAPTYLTYKDPNVSTGPGGDFRNLNDNNGGISRGPGLMSTGPGLVSTGPGLMSTGPGLMSKGPGLPNNSINNNISNNNGGGISSGPGLSFGVSSGVSSGVSSGVSSGVSSGVTLVAQNHLARQPSPPLNSQQQQQQQLPTYLDGVGTLQPISLAATTPDGRVVKANGPICGACGDMIIGVCTNALGRSYHPEHFVCTYCKLPFSGSFIEHEEKLYCENDYLELFSPRCFACIKPIEDTCINALGNRYHPECFSCSGCGDKLRGKPYKEEDGEVYCNTCKIARQKRLAAKSEICSKCKLPITGEYIILQGQPVHSEHYRCEECGCEFNVGKTCHEYEGRLYCYEDYQKQILNICGACSKPIVGRSITALGKVWHPEHFTCTTCQVPFAGSAFREHAGKPYCESHYHQFFGRQCFKCSKPVVDTGVEVFGKIYHREHFTCTGCECVLGKEIMEWDGKPLCFKCFDALPKEVRKRIKEKKAGDKKAEAYREKLAKKEAKELKKERERAAKEKEKESKAK from the coding sequence atggcaaataaaaatgtattaTCAGAGATGGATGATTTGATGGCAGAGTTAGGATTAGTAGAGACTACAGCAACACCAACATCAGATCAAATcaaacaaccacaacaagaAACAGCACCAACATATCTTACATATAAAGATCCAAATGTATCAACAGGACCTGGAGGAgattttagaaatttaaatgaCAATAATGGTGGTATATCACGTGGACCAGGATTAATGAGTACAGGACCAGGATTAGTCAGTACAGGACCAGGATTAATGAGTACAGGACCAGGTTTAATGAGTAAAGGACCTGGTTTACCAAATAATagtatcaataataatataagtaataataatggtggtggtattaGCTCAGGACCAGGATTATCATTTGGAGTATCATCAGGTGTATCATCAGGTGTATCATCAGGTGTATCATCAGGTGTATCATCAGGTGTAACATTAGTAGCACAAAATCATTTAGCACGTCAACCTTCACCACCATTAAAttcacaacaacagcaacagcaacaactacCAACATATTTGGATGGAGTTGGTACATTACAACCAATTTCATTAGCAGCAACAACACCAGATGGACGTGTAGTTAAAGCTAATGGACCAATTTGCGGAGCATGTGGAGATATGATTATTGGAGTTTGTACAAATGCATTGGGACGTTCATATCATCCAGAGCATTTTGTATGTACCTATTGTAAATTACCATTCTCAGGATCATTCATTGAACATGAAGAAAAGTTATATTGTGAGAATGATTATTTGGAATTATTTAGTCCACGTTGTTTCGCATGtattaaaccaattgaagACACATGTATCAATGCATTGGGTAATCGTTATCATCCAGAGTGTTTCTCATGTTCAGGTTGTGGTGACAAGTTACGTGGTAAACCATACAAAGAGGAGGATGGAGAAGTTTATTGTAACACATGTAAGATTGCAAGACAAAAACGTTTAGCAGCAAAATCTGAAATTTGTTCAAAATGTAAACTTCCAATCACTGGTGAATACATTATTCTTCAAGGTCAACCAGTTCATTCGGAGCATTATCGTTGTGAAGAGTGTGGTTGTGAATTCAATGTGGGTAAAACTTGTCATGAATATGAGGGTCGTCTCTATTGTTATGAAGAttatcaaaaacaaattctCAATATATGTGGTGCTTGTTCAAAACCAATCGTTGGTCGTTCAATCACTGCTTTGGGTAAAGTTTGGCATCCAGAACATTTCACTTGTACCACTTGTCAAGTACCATTCGCTGGAAGTGCTTTTCGTGAACATGCTGGTAAACCCTATTGTGAATcacattatcatcaattctTTGGTCGTCAATGTTTCAAATGTTCAAAACCTGTGGTTGACACTGGTGTTGAAGTATTTGGTAAAATCTATCATCGTGAACATTTCACTTGTACAGGTTGTGAATGTGTTTTAGGTAAAGAAATTATGGAATGGGATGGTAAACCACTTTGTTTCAAATGTTTTGATGCACTTCC
- a CDS encoding P-type ATPase, whose protein sequence is MIKNDSPPTNSQMMIDLNNNENSHRDICEVKNNNNNNNNNNNNNNNNNNNNNNNNNNNNDNNNNNNDNDNNNNNNNNNNNSMDLKSLNDNTETIGAYITESSTPLIQQIPKTKVSPILSSSPSLSSSSSANKKLKSKYKNSPPLLSKSKDFNNYDDDDDDDKENDLDTFRLDSKLPKPTTSLKNIIKSSLTNSRNMENNNNKIEIEEEEEEEEEKDLSYLKKVEKQENIEENGGEDMLLVDRMVGYESNKSREFIYWLTILFSCGVSLLVYYWFELLYINIRFKKSLTISNATHVLVYSKDLRFEFSKVNYIMDDNDDRHHTSNQYTEKYIIYRFSRFFFNEKIQEYEKTKLVNQYEKIELLRLVENGLSKESLKKLKQRFGENEINFPVKNIPRLLMEEVLHPFFIFQIYSVCLWIAEEYYYYAAAIFLIATVSAIISLREIRGNLLSLQKISHFVCSVDVLRNNGEIETISSTELVPGDIIELRQDFIMPCDVILLSGQAILNESMLTGESIPVNKYSVLSDEEIKLFKQQQQQQQNNNNNYITQDGSNNNNEEIKDLSKEKRSLIYGGTVVVKLLSSTSTNDKIFGMVRDTSFQTTKGKLILSILYPKKSHFKFFMESLKFVGVLCVLAFAGFCISVWRLKTLGVTNHIIALRALDLITIVVPPALPMAMTVGTGFGLSRLRKSKIFCISPPRLNMAGKIQVFCFDKTGTLTEEGLDLLGIISTSIIINNNGNNSNNNNNNNNNNNNNNNNNNNNNNNNNNNNNNNNNNYKSLSIPSSPLSISKSPQSLYLDSRMTFSSLPNSPTINSNNNTANGSGAGGAGGSGDNNGENYYYNMINIPTSANVSMVEYKFNEMNDPKVTSFNNNQGMFRLLMSTCHSLTVINGSVSGDPLEIKIFESTNSTILDGSTTGSSGQVISMSPNEFLSQEIMVSYLENFDFQSKLQRMSVIVQLQSSGRCFSLVKGSPEMIKNLCIPQTIPKDYDSQLAIYTEKGYRVLACAYRKWDPTFLFPKRDILRKESESNLEFLGFIIMENRIKPQSPPIIKKLQKANIRTVMVTGDNGLTATSVAKQCGIIKNDSILFMGLIQPSSTPTPPPPSQTAVASTLYTNSNNDSSSSVSTTTSTTAIATKGSMLEDEIIWEHVSQEGRGDIHKLDPNTLLLDDENRDYNLIVTGPVFKQIYNHYLATGSTRFVNMLRRGVVYARMTPDEKQTLIEELERIGLYVGMCGDGANDCGALKAAHVGISLSESEASIAAPFTSTITDISCVPTLIREGRASLAVSFKLFQFMGMYSLIQFTSVIFLYFHASVLGNWQYLYQDLFVIFPLVIFLGMTEPCEKLSLKRPSGRLISGAIIGSLFVHILVCVSYLLAIYLLVQTKSWFDEIVLDDQNIRSYITTSLFIFGSFQYSIMLFTFSFGKPFLKPFYTNKYLFMVYIFTLTTNLILLFGGFYKVWDFLQLRVLPVGWRFTMFAFIVGNLVSNALVEFFFYLYKSRSKKKKILNITKIFSKNEDDIPKDSRISENSVLIPIHNN, encoded by the exons atgattaaaaatgACAGTCCACCAACAAATTCTCAAATGATGATTGacttaaataataatgaaaattcacATCGTGATATTTGTgaagtaaaaaataataataataataataataataataataataataataataataataataataataataataataataataataataataatgataataataacaacaacaacgataacgataacaacaacaataataataataataataacaatagtatgGATTTAAAGTCATTGAATGATAACACTGAAACAATTGGTGCATATATTACAGAATCATCAACTCcattaattcaacaaattccaAAAACCAAAGTTTCACCAATTTTATCATcttcaccatcattatcatcatcttcttcagcaaataaaaaattgaaatcaaaatataaaaattccCCACCActtttatcaaaatcaaaagatttcaataattatgatgatgatgatgacgacgATAAGGAAAATGATTTAGATACATTTAGATTAGACtcaaaattaccaaaaccaacaacatcattaaaaaatataatcaaaTCAAGTTTAACAAACTCTAGAAATatggaaaataataataataaaattgaaatagaagaagaggaggaggaagaagaagaaaaagatttatcatatttaaaaaaagttgaaaaacaagaaaatatTGAAGAGAATGGTGGTGAGGATATGTTATTGGTAGATAGAATGGTTGGATATGAAAGTAATAAATCAAGAGAATTCATTTATTGgttaacaattttattttcatgtGGTGTTTCATTGTTGGTATACTATTGGTTcgaattattatatattaatattcgatttaaaaaatcattaaccATTTCAAATGCAACTCATGTTTTGGTTTATTCTAAAGATTTAAGATTTGAATTCTCAAAGGTTAATTACATAATGGACGACAATGATGATCGTCATCATACATCAAATCAATATACTGagaaatatataatttatagaTTTTCAAGATTCTTTTTCAACGAGAAAATTCAAGAGTatgaaaaaactaaattagTTAACCAGTATGAAAAGATTGAGTTATTAAGATTGGTTGAGAATGGATTGAGTAAAGAGagtttaaagaaattgaagcAGAGATTCGGAGAAAACGAAATCAATTTCCCAGTTAAAAATATTCCACGTCTTTTAATGGAGGAGGTGTTACATCCATTTTTCATCTTTCAAATCTATAGTGTATGTTTATGGATTGCAGAagaatactattattatgcAGCAGCTATCTTTTTAATTGCAACAGTTAGTGCTATAATAAGTTTAAGAGAGATTCgtggtaatttattatcattacaaaAGATTTCCCATTTTGTATGTTCAGTGGATGTTCTTAGAAATAATGGTGAAATTGAAACTATCTCCTCTACAGAGTTAGTACCTGGTGATATCATCGAATTACGTCAAGATTTCATTATGCCATGTGATGTTATCTTATTATCTGGTCAAGCAATTCTAAATGAGTCAATGTTAACTGGTGAATCAATACCTGTTAATAAATATAGTGTTTTAAGtgatgaagaaattaaattatttaaacaacaacaacaacaacaacaaaataataataataattatattacaCAAgatggtagtaataataataatgaagaaattaaagatttatcaaaAGAAAAACGTTCATTAATTTATGGTGGTACAGTTgttgtaaaattattatcatctacAAGtacaaatgataaaatatttgGTATGGTACGAGATACATCATTTCAAACTACAAAAGGTAAACTTATTCTTAGTATTTTATATCCAAAGAAATCtcatttcaaattctttatggaaagtttaaaatttgttggaGTTTTATGTGTTTTAGCTTTTGCAGGATTTTGTATTTCAGTTTGGCGTTTAAAAACATTGGGTGTAACTAATCATATAATTGCATTACGTGCTCTCGATTTAATTACAATCGTCGTTCCACCAGCTTTACCAATGGCAATGACAGTAGGTACTGGTTTTGGTTTATCACGTTTAcgtaaatcaaaaatattttgtatTTCACCACCACGTTTAAATATGGCTGGTAAAATTCAAGTATTTTGTTTCGATAAAACTGGTACTTTAACTGAAGAGGGTTTAGATTTATTAGGTATAATTTCAACTTCAATCatcataaataataatggcaataatagtaataataataataataataataataataataataataataataataataataataataataataataataataataataataataataataataataataattataaatcattatcaataccaagttcaccattatcaatttcaaaatcaccaCAATCATTATATTTGGATAGTAGAATGACATTTTCATCTTTACCAAATTCAccaacaattaattcaaataataatactgcTAATGGTAGTGGTGCTGGTGGTgctggtggtagtggtgataataatggtgaaaattattattataatatgatTAATATACCAACATCTGCAAATGTTTCAATGGttgaatataaatttaacGAAATGAATGATCCAAAAGTaacatcatttaataataatcaaggTATGTTTAGATTATTAATGTCAACATGTCATTCATTAACAGTTATAAATGGTTCAGTATCTGGTGATCCATTAGagattaaaatatttgaatctaCCAATTCAACCATTTTAGATGGTAGTACAACCGGTAGTAGTGGTCAAGTTATATCAATGTCaccaaatgaatttttatcaCAAGAGATTATGGTGTCCTATTTGGAGAATTTCGATTTTCAATCAAAACTTCAAAGAATGAGTGTAATCGTTCAATTACAATCGAGTGGTAGATGTTTTAGTCTTGTAAAGGGTAGTCctgaaatgattaaaaatctATGTATTCCACAAACCATTCCAAAGGATTACGATAGTCAATTGGCAATTTACACAGAGAAAGGTTATAGAGTATTGGCATGTGCTTATCGTAAATGGGATCCAACCTTTTTATTCCCAAAAAGAGATATCCTTCGAAAAGAATCTGAATCAAATCTTGAATTTTTAGGTTTTATCATTATGGAGAATAGAATTAAACCACAGTCACCaccaatcattaaaaaattacaaaaagcAAATATTAGAACCGTTATGGTAACTGGTGATAATGGTTTAACCGCTACAAGTGTTGCAAAACAATGtggtataattaaaaatgattcaattttatttatggGTTTAATTCAaccatcatcaacaccaacaccaccaccaccatctcAAACAGCAGTAGCATCAACTTTATAtactaatagtaataacgattcatcatcatcagtatcaactacaacatcaacaacagcaatcgCAACTAAAGGTAGCATGCTTGAGGATGAAATTATTTGGGAGCATGTTTCACAAGAAGGTAGAGGTGATATACATAAATTAGATCCAAACACTTTATTATTGGATGACGAAAATCgtgattataatttaattgtaacAGGCCCAGTTTTTAAACAAATCtataatcattatttagCAACTGGTTCAACTAGATTCGTCAATATGTTAAGACGTGGTGTTGTTTATGCAAGAATGACACCAGATGAAAAACAAACTTTGATCGAAGAATTGGAACGTATTGGATTATATGTTGGTATGTGTGGTGATGGTGCAAATGATTGTGGTGCATTGAAGGCTGCTCATGTAGGTATATCATTATCAGAGAGTGAAGCTTCAATCGCTGCACCATTCACTTCAACCATCACTGATATCAGCTGTGTTCCAACTTTAATTAGAGAGGGTAGAGCATCGTTGGCAGTTTCATTCAAACTTTTCCAATTCATGGGAATGTATTCATTGATTCAATTCACTTCAGTCATCTTTTTATATTTCCATGCAAGTGTATTGGGTAATTGGCAATATCTTTATCAAGATCTTTTCGTTATCTTCCCATTGGTTATCTTTTTAGGTATGACAGAACCATGTGAAAAACTCTCACTTAAACGTCCTTCCGGTAGGTTAATTAGTGGCGCTATCATTGGTTCTCTATTTGTTCATATTTTGGTTTGTGTCTCTTATCTTTTAGCCATTTACCTTTTGGTTCAAACTAAATCTTGGTTTGATGAAATTGTATTGGATGATCAAAATATTAGAAGTTATATTACTACATCACTTTTCATTTTTGGTTCTTTCCAATACTCAATTATGTTATTCACTTTTTCTTTTGGtaaaccatttttaaaaccattttatacaaata aatatttatttatggtatatatttttactttAACTACAAATTTAATCTTATTATTTGGTGGATTTTATAAAGTTTGGGATTTCTTACAATTAAGAGTATTACCAGTTGGTTGGAGATTTACAATGTTTGCATTTATTGTTGGTAATTTAGTTTCAAATGCTCTTGTTGAATTCTTCTTTTACTTGTATAAATCTAGAtccaaaaagaaaaagattttaaatataaccaaaatcttttcaaaaaatgaagatgatattCCAAAAGATTCTAGAATTTCAGAAAATTCAGTTTTAATTCCAAttcataataattaa